The Deltaproteobacteria bacterium region CCCTAACCCCCGACCCCTTGTATCTGAGTCGTCGGGCTAGGCTCGTCTCACCGAGGGCCGGACCCGGCAGACCGAGACCCCTTTGGGCGAAAGGCCCGCGGGGAAGCAGGGTCGCCGGGTCCGGTGCTCCGGCCAAAGCCCGAACAGTTGCCTGGGTCCGAGCCCGTATCACGCAAGGTTGGGCCATGCTGGAGCGTCCCGCGGTTTCAAGGAGACCGAATGGAGACGCAGGATGTGTTTGTCGGAGTGGACGTCGCCAAGGCGCACCTCGATGTCTGGTGCAGTGGCGACAAGACTGCAACACGGTGGAAGAACGACGACCGCGGGATTGGTGAGCTCGTCGCGTCGCTCAAGAGCCGAGCGCCGAAGCTGGTGGTGATGGAAGCCACTGGCGGGTACCAGCGGAGAGTGCTGGTCGCGCTGGTCGAGGCGGGACTCGCAGCGGTCGCGGTGAACCCGCGCCAGCCGCGAGACTTCGCCAAGGCCATGGGCCTGCTCGAGAAGACCGACGAGCTCGACGCACGGATGTTGATGCTCTTCGCAGAGCGGGTGCGCCCTGAGACACGCCAGCTCGCCGATGAGACGACGAGGCTCTTCGAGGAGGCGTTGGTTCGGCGGCGACAGCTGGTGGAAATGATGGTGGCGGAGAAGAACCGACTCCAGCAGGCCCTGGTCCCCGCCGTGCGCCAGGGCATCGTGGAGCACATCGCCTGGCTCAAGAAGCGCATCCGGGAAAGCGACAAGGACCTCGATGAGCGGGTGCAGAAGAGCCCGGCGTGGAACGCGAAGGTCGAGCTCCTGGAGTCGCTGGATGGGATCGGCCGGGTGACGGCGCTGTCGCTGCTGAGCTCCGTGCCCGAGCTTGGGACCCTCAACCGCAAGCAGATAGCAAAGCTGGTGGGTGTGGCGCCCCTCGCGCGAGACAGCGGCACGCAGCGAGGGCAGCGCAGCATCTGGGGCGGTCGAGCTGAAGCACGGAGCAGCCTTTACATGGCCGCGCTCGTGGCAACGCGGCACAACGACACGATTCGTGCCTTCTACGTCCGGCTGCTCGTGGCTGGGAAAAAGAAGAAGGTGGCGATTGTCGCGTGCATGAGAAAGCTACTCACCATTGCCAACGCGATCCTCCGGGAGCACTTCCGGCAGCAGCAGACCATCGCTGCTGCGACCCCCTGACGAAAACAGTTGCTTCCCCATGTTCCCTGGGGAAGGGGAGTCAA contains the following coding sequences:
- a CDS encoding IS110 family transposase produces the protein METQDVFVGVDVAKAHLDVWCSGDKTATRWKNDDRGIGELVASLKSRAPKLVVMEATGGYQRRVLVALVEAGLAAVAVNPRQPRDFAKAMGLLEKTDELDARMLMLFAERVRPETRQLADETTRLFEEALVRRRQLVEMMVAEKNRLQQALVPAVRQGIVEHIAWLKKRIRESDKDLDERVQKSPAWNAKVELLESLDGIGRVTALSLLSSVPELGTLNRKQIAKLVGVAPLARDSGTQRGQRSIWGGRAEARSSLYMAALVATRHNDTIRAFYVRLLVAGKKKKVAIVACMRKLLTIANAILREHFRQQQTIAAATP